The stretch of DNA ACTTCTGTTATACAAAGAGAAGGTAAATGAATCAGTGAAAGCGAGAACTGCAGTGACCAATCAACACGCAGACCAGAAAAAGTCCAGAAAATTTCTTTGCTTTGAGTGAACTCATAAAAGTTAACAAAATCAACTCAATAAAGGACCTATTTTGCTTTTTTACAtgttcaactttctttagtgtctAATGTTGCTGTTTACGCACAAAAAAAGATCTGCAAAGCACAAATTCACTCCAGCGGGAGTTATTATCTATATCAGTGCGcagtttctgaactccctgaatcACCACGAATGTGCGTGACATTTCTGAAACACACTCAaagcagttgaccaatcacaacacactagtccagccgaccaatcagagcacattacGCTTTTCATAAGGaagggcttcatagagacaggaactaatgctgccttcatgtgctATAGGAAATTTCCATCTGAAGTCGTGGGCTGCATCAGAAAACTTcagcagctgacttgttgcctcgacttggccttgatgccttcctaccttggaatGTGTCCTCCGAAGACataatttttcagttttcagctGTGATTATGAGCTTGACACGTTCAAGAAAGAATAAGAATCACGAAGGACATAAGGTTAATTCTAGCTTATTTCTTGAGGAAatcttattaaagccaaaatgtatattaattttgaataaaatgtagCATCCCATTTCATCAAACACAGGCTTTTTTCACTGTgaataaaacatacaatatgcttcaaatgattatttatacatgtaaatatgcacTACTTAAATGACAAGACAAGGTGAGGTAaggtgaattattattattatttttttttttaaacataccaAAAAATCAATAACGGTTCCTGCCTGTGTGGCCTTTTTAATAAAAGTGACTAGGCTTTCAAAATTATCCTTCCCAAATTTCCAGTTTCAAAAGGAATGAAAATGTTGCTTGTCAGTGTGTTTTATTGGCTCTTTAAAGTCTCTTGCACATCTTTCTTTGAACATCTGTTcaactttcacacacacacagattgtGTAAGCCTCTGCTTCCTCACAGAGTAATCCTGCCGGAAACGCAGAGGAAGTGCGATTACGCCCCGTCATGCATGCATGGATTATAACATGTAGATTATGTCGTGCAGGAGCTGGGCGGAAGGGGACGTCAGCGTGGGGATTCACGCATGTAGTGCCCACTCCTGTATGACTGGGACAGATAAATAATCCATGTCTGAAATGACGGATTGAGAGATTACTGTGGCCATCACTCGGCCAGTTAATTAAGAGAAAAACGGAAGCATCTGAATAATGTCATTACTGGGTCACTGGGTGGGACAGAAATGCTTTTTTCCACAGGAACTtcaaataaatgggaaaacaacaGTTAAACTGCATCATCATGGCACATCCATGTAACgcagctctttttaaaaaagaaaaaatatttattttcatgtatACTTTACACAGTGGCATTGCTTTTCCTTTCATTGAATTTATtatcttttattatttaattattattaaaggtacactatgtaactttttgcCCTCTAGCTGTTAagcaaaactgcatgcattttgaggaagaacattgttttgctTGTGCTTCGGCTCTGTGTGACTGTGCAGATGAATATGactttacaatgaactctgttagagagctatatatggcaatttatctgttcaataaaatacctgaCTTATCTGTTCAGTAATAAAAACGCCATCTCCGAGtcgcttttacaacatttcaaatccctcaaTTCTCACCATCTTCCgaaaagccaagccaatgttgattcttgttttattacgagctttgtcacattctctttttgccagcagacaCTCCTCTGttctgtgtttgtttaaaatgggTGATTCCCTAGAGTTTGGAGAGTTAGctgctccatgtcaacctttcttgcttgttgtgacaactaacctatgCCACTCAAACACCATACGCCCGTCAAAGTAGCTGGAGcaactttctctctttttctctattTACGGATGAGACACACATGGACAAGTGACATGTAGGCCTACACAATTTCCCGCTAAAACCATCCCgtcaggtctaaaatataaacacttataataggcTTGTGAAacgacaaaaacacattttggaaagattgataatattttcacttattactaaaattttgataatttttttttttttaaagtgcataGTGTAGCCtaactttaattttttaaagttttttttgttattattatttaattagatTGCAGTAAACTTTCAGCTGTGGATCATGTTTCTAGAATCATCACAAATaactttatttactttttttttcatattaaaacaaTCTGGGATTAAATAGAACCttttagtattttaaaaatttgaaaacaaacaaaaaaaaagaaatattgaaGATCCTGCCGTATTTCTAACAGGTCACTAATCTTGAGTAAAATTATGTGACTGATTATTTGACTCTTTGCACtgacagtcagatgttctttcttCCATTAAAACATAAACATTTCCAAATCATGCAGGAGAACAAGATCATCAGGTgctttttctcacacaaactgcTAAGAAATTTGAATATTCATTTGAATAAGACTGATTTCTGTGCTCTGCAAGCTTAAAAACAACACCAAAGCGACCAGAAAAACAAGCTCAGTCAATCGCATTATGAAGGTGAATTTCAGGCTTGTCCTTTGCTTTTGAGACAAATTGGCCCCTGAGGAAATCATACATTGAGTAAATATAAGCAGAACTCGGCACCTTGCCAGTCTCAACAGGAACGTCTGCCCATTCGATCAGTAGACTAAATTCAGACCATCCCAGAATCCTTTGGGAAATCTGCATCCAGCATTTTCTCAAGGTCGCAGAGATGCATAAATCCTGTACAAATGACACTCAGGGTTTTTTGCATCTTCGGGAGATATTAAACAAAACTGGAGCTGAAGGAGTTTTAGGGACTGTTTGATTCATGTGTGTTTTTTATCGTGGTCATTTTTTGAAACACTGCATCTTTATCAGCATGTGTCATGTGGATTTATGAACAGTATGATGTTTTATTGATCAATTATTAGACGTTTAAGAGGCACATTGGCGCCTGCTGAGCACCACCATAATAAAACTCAGTCAATAACATCTCTGTGTGGAAGAGAAGACCCAGCATTTGAGTCGATCATGGCGATGATGACACATATGACAATCTAAATTCATAACCCCAATTACAACTCAGCATGATCTTTCCAAGCTCATTTTGTCAAAGAGGGTTAAAAACTAAGTAGGCTACAAGTTTGtcatcttttaaaatgtaaacttaaCTTATGTGGAGCAATAATGTGATTATGATCTATAGCCTACTTGTTTATATCATGTTGGAGAAATTTAAATACGCGTACAAAgagttttttgttatttgtatAATAGGACATTTCTTGTCACAATCAGCTCCTAAACAGCACAAGGGCATTTGAGAGGCAAAACTAGAACAACAGCGACATCTAGTGTTCAGCACAATAACTATTAAAAAGCTCAGTAGGAAACCTTCTCTAGCATTTTGCTTACTCACatcacatgtaaacatactACTGAATGTAGGCTATTATCTGAAGCATTAATAATGAAACGCTCgtacacagaaaaaaagagaaagaaacaaGATGGCCGTCTTAGCTCTGATATAAATAGTCGAGTGGGTCCTCACCTGAGTTATCTTGACTTCTGCTGCAGTTATAGTCCGTTTTAGACCACCGTAATGGATTCATGATTTCATACAGCAGCCCCGGAAAGCATTTGGATCTGTAGCCACACTGAAACATGTGTGAATGTCGTTGTATTAGACAATGAATCAAACCAAGAGggatttcttaaagggttagttcacccaaaaatgaaaattctgtaatttattactcaccctcatgtcgtcctacacccgtaagaccttaatcgctgatcttcggaacacaaattaagatattttagttgaaatccgatggctcagtgaggcctgcatagagaGCAATGAcatcctctctcaagatccataaaggtactaaaaacatatttaaatcggttcatgtgagtacagtggttcgatattaatattataaagcgatgagaatacttttgaTGCGccgaaaaacaaaacaaaataacgacttatatagtgatggccgatttcaaaacactgcttcaggaagcatcggagcgtaatgaatcagtgtgtcgaatctgctgttcggagcgccaaagtcacgtgatttcagcagtttggctgtttgacacgccatccgaatcatgattctatacgctgattcattatgctccaatgcttcctgaagcagtgttttgaaatcagcatCAATAAgacgttatttagttttttttggcgcaccaaaaatattcttgtcgctttataatattagtattgaaccactgtactcacatgaactgatttaaatatgtttttagtacctttatggatcttgagagaggaagggTTTAAAGGGTAAACCTTAGttttgaaatttgaaatttctgccattaattgacgttactcaccctcacgttgttccaaagaacttcgttcatcttccgagcacaaatgaagatatttttgatgaaatccgagagcttctGACCTCCCTTTACGCAGCAATGTCATAACCAACTTCAAGGCCAAGAAAGGTAGTAAAGGCATCGTtacaatagttcacgtgactacagtggttcaaccttaaagttatgaagcgacaagaaaaaataacgactttatttaataatttcttctcttccctatCAATCTCTTATTGAAGTTGTAAACACAATGAAGTGCTTCCGGGTTTGCTACATCAGAACGCTGCCTCATTATTGGCCTCTGATGATGTGTTCACTATcgcgagggcgggacaacctgtcactcacatgagactGACCAATAGCAAGCTACAACTCTATCAAACCTTCCAATCagttccccatggacaaaatctagtcacgccctacattttttgttgttcaaGAAGCCAATTTATGTCTATTATATTCTCAGCATCTAAAGTGATTAGTTACATGGTGGTTGTGAGTGGAATAATAACTTTAATAGCTGATGGGCTCTTGTGTCTTAGCTTTGTACAGTTTGTGTAGTTTTGTAAGGCTTTTAAAGAGCTAATTATAAAACCACTCCAAAACTGGATGCATTTTACATTTCAGTTATTCATGAGGCAATGGTGGAGATGCCAGATTAAATGACTATTGATGTTACATTAAAATTTAACCAGGGTACAATCTCTTCTAGGCTCAAAAGAAACTTAATGACAGTGTTGCATATTGGTAGTTTATGTGTCATTTTAGTTGTACATTCCTGATAGATGTTAttgtatacattaaaaaaaaaaactactataGCTTCAATCTGAATGGAAAGACAAATTACTGAATGGAGAGGACGCAGCAGAAATAAGTAGaaactgaaaagttttttttttttttccatacttgCATGTATTTTATTCTCTTTGGGGTTTTTGTGATCCTTTAATACTCATAAGCACCAAAGGTTGATAAAGAGAAACATTCAAAGGGACGTTCAGTCACAGGAATGTTTAGAATAAGAACTCCAAAAAAAGATAACCTAAACTGACAGCAACTTGTATTATTCAGATGGCAAATTAATAATTTACTGAAGGAAAGATCAAGAGAAGTGAAAAGaaaagtgtttgaaaaatgattgaaaaatgaagaatgcagaactgTAGCATTTCCCACAGTCATAACatgagatattttacataatgaTTTTCCTAGCTTTGGAGCATATGAGTAACATACACAGTGCATTGTAGTGAATACTGGTGCCCTGAACATGCAGAAAGAGCTTGTGGAACCATCATCCGATCGTGTCTGCTGGGTATTATTCCCAGATGTTTTGGGaggatttcattttaaaaaagggagaaaaaaaaagaaacagccTTCATAAATTCTTATGATCAACTTCTTGGGAGCATTAAATTATCCAATATGGTTCCTAAATGTAGTTGGACTCTTGAGGCATGTTTTGGAGTATCTGGAAGCATACTAGAGTTCAGAATGCATGTGCCTTCATGGTAGGTCAGGAGTTTCGAAAGCAAACGTCTCGTGCTCGTCTATAGTTGACAACTCATCATCGGCGCTTTGTGGTGCTTCCTACACAGTTCATGCTTCTGCTCATCTGGGGAAAGTGCACGTTTGGAGTTCTGGCAGTTGGGCCGTAGAGACCCAAGTTTCTCGCAGCAACGGACTTGCGAGGGGTTTTGATGCATGGGAACGGAGAGAAGATCTGCTGAGGTTTTGGAGGTTCTCCAGCCAGCGTTGAAGGGCTTCTTCTAAGGGAGCCTCCACTTTCTGAGCTGGAAGAGTCTGAACCTGGACGGCGGGTGGATGGGAGCGGAGCTGGGGCCGTGGGCTCCGGCTGAGGTTCTGGAGTTGGTGTAGGTGGATCTGAAGCTGGTTCTGGTGAAGATTCTGGTTCCAGTTCCAGAGAAGACAGCTGGTTGTCGATCTGCTGGAGTTCCTCTCCTTCTCCAGTGCTGTGATCTTGCTGGGAGACATCTGAGCTTCCAACTGTCAACTTCTCTTGCTCTTCATCTTCTAACTTCCCTTGCTCTTCATCATCCTTGTCTTCCTCAAGTTTTCTCTCCTCTGCCTCTTCGGATGCTCCTTCGGTTTTGCTCGCATCAGTTTGATCTTCTATCTCCAGAGAATCATCAAAGCCGAGCTGTGCCCGTGCCCTGGCGATGTTCCTGCGGTGCGCGCGTACATGGGTGCGCCACGGGGAATGATGTCTTGGCCGCATCATCTGATCCTGGCTGGGGGTGGAGTGGGCTTGGGGGACTCCACCATTATGGATGATACAATTCTTTGAGGACTGCTGAGCGGATCTGGGCCTCCTGCCCAAGAGAAGATGGTTGACCACAGGGGAGGGACCAATTTGGGAGGCAAGGATACTGGTGGCTGGACACTTATCTGTGAAGAATCAATAACAAAGCATAAGAAAACAGTAGTAACTGTAAGCAGACTGTCAACATGAAACTCTTTGCAACTGATTTCACTTCTGTAATGTAACGTATTTCTGAGTTAGGCCGGGTGCACACTGTACGATTTATAATAGCCCTTTACAATTGATGCTTGTCAGACATGATCCCCGCTGTAATCCATGTCACACTGTAGGATCTCAGCGGTCATTAATGTCAGACTGTACGGCAGTCAAAAACAGATGTACACGAAAAGACTTGTCCATCTCGTTCGGTGACAGTGAGATTACATGCaggactgaaatggtggctaacaaagaAACACAATCTTTAGCGATAATGTTGATCGTAGCTTGTCTAGAAAAGAAGTCCTTTTGCAGtccaattaattttttatttgatgGTCATCGTAGGAGAAGCCAGTACAGGACTACAGAATTTCATCAGAGATAAAATCTGATAGCAATGGACAATAATCGACTGTCGACGTAtatgtcaaactagcgatcaaagacttcagatcttttaggattctccaaaatttgtctcagacagCCAAATCATACAGTGTGAACCCAGCTGTaaacgattaatcgatttgacagcactaaatattatatatatatatatatatatatatatatatatatatacatacagctatggaaaaaattaagagaccactccaagttcagaaatcaatgttaagtggtctcttaattttttccattgctgtgtatatatatatatatatatattatacataaaatagagagagagagagagagagaaataattaattatatatttttaaatagtgtGCAGTGATGATTGTGCAAAATAAAATTGTGCATTATGAAAACAATTATGACCTTTTataatttcatgttgactttaaatctcCATTATGCCCTGTAATGGTGCTTCTGCAATATTACATCTtccaatattttaataaatggggggaaaaaaaggtaattaaGAATCTTAAGCATATACCAAACCccctgaaaataaaatatacataatcaTGATGTAGAAAATACCTTGATTAATCAGTTCAGCCATCACCAAAATTACAATTTACTGTGTGATTTATTTCATTATACACCAGCAGACCCAACACCGATCAAAACCGATCTACTGCACCATGTATCTACAGTATAATGAAGCCATAGTTGGCCCATGAAGATCAATACCGGTGTGTTGTTTCTGCTGTTTACTGGGTTGATGAGGTTCAATAGTTTCAGCTTCCACTGGAGGTCCTGGGAAAAATGTCACAACACACTGACTAACACTTCATATGCCTTCTGTCACTTCCTGAACTCATCTTCgacagaaaaaaagtttatttggTCATGATATCAGTATGATCCTGCTACCTGAATGGATGTAAAGTAGTCCGGCttgctgctgttgtttttgtttgatgcGCGAGTACTGTTTCTTCAGTGCGCTGATATCAGTGCTCATGCGCTCCAGCATCATGCTGTTGATGGCCGCTTGGTGCTCGGCCCGTCCCGCGCCCACTGCCCCAGGACTGAGCTCGGCCATGTTACTGCCGTGAGAGCTCTGCTCTGCTCTCTGATCTGTAAAACAGatgaaaacagaaagaaaacatccaaagtGAAAATGACAGTTGGTGAGTGCAAGAATATTTGTGAAGCATTTTAAAGGGTAACTTGAGTAGCGGCTCCTTTCCAAACATTCCATTTATTTAGTTGCACTGGAACTGAAGGCTGTAATTAAGGACAGCTTGAATGACTCGACCCACCACAGATACAACAAGAACTGACAAATGCATCGAGTATTAAATCCATTTGATGGCAGATTCAGACAGGATTGTCAAGGATGTTCAAGTTTTGCCAGGGTAAGGTTGGCAGAGGGAGCTCATGTTTGCATTACTCCACGAAATCACCCTTACTTTGACATAGCCACTATAGTTTTGGTGACTCATAAAATgttaatcattaaaaaaaaaacatcaaacatcttgtacattttataaatgtggtCAGTCTGTGTTCAGAAGGATGTCATCATAAATCATGCTTGTAACTTCATAGACTGACTATTAAATCAATCTACTTCCTTTCAGTTTTTTGCTTGTGAAATGTAATCCGAGACAGACCTTTAAGGTGCTTTTGGTATCTTTGGATTTCAGGGGCCAGAAGCCCACCAAGAGGCCCCAGGCAGCCCAGGGCGGTGACAATAGAGTCTTCATCATCCATGTCAACATCATCATCACTCTCCCATCCATGGAGTGCCAGACTATACAGAggaaatataatacaatatcatgcatgaaataaaatattaaaatcaattaaaaaaaaagcaattaatattcatttaaaatgtaattatatacttcaaaataaaatagaaaaaaaaataaactgcatTAATAATGCATGAAAaacatcaaacaacaaataataaaataagataaaattgataaaaataaattaataatattttaaaatgtattgcaatgtaatttattttaaaataaaatagaagaacagaaacaaaataaacaaataataaaattaaataaaaaattaatttaaaaaaattatataaaatttaaaaatgtaatgaatatTCTTCTACTATTTGAAATataagaaacaaaaacaaaatctaacgcatgaaataaaatattaaagataATTCAATAtatcatttcatttaaaaataaataatataatatataaaaatgtcatagaagaaacaaaaaaagttataaaatgcataaatacatatatataaaatttaattaaaaatgaattaataaaaaatttatataatatttaaaaatgcaatgaaatattttaaataaaatataaaaaaaattaaatcatgttattaaatattttagaattacatataatagaaaaaaattaacaaaaaacaatgaaaccATGCATgaagtaaaaattaaattactataatttaacattaaaattatttaaaataatgtaaataaaaatagagtgaataaaagaaaaaataattaataattaaaataaaatggttttattATTGCATCAATGCTctcttctttaaaaaataaagtcataaatTATCTTTAATCTGACTGTAAATCTTGTCAAGACAAGGCAGAACATTTGCTTTTGATATCTGCATGCCAATACACACGTGCCATAAAACAACACCCTGCAGTCTCATAGTAACGTGTTTATGGCTGTTAAACTGACTGCCATCTGTGCTGTGGGCGTTGAGTGTGGTTTTATACCTGCTGTTGGCTCTGACCGGAGCAGGGAAGGGGGTGATGTTGTAGGTGTATTTCTCCCTGAGCTCAGCCAGCTGGGGGAACGGGAACGGGGCCATGGAGTAGACCGTCTGTCAGgaggaaaacacacacacacacacattttcagcCCCCAAAACAGTCGGATAAACTACTTCACGAAGCTTTCTGCATTTTCAAACACAATTCTGCAACATTAAAGCCATTACTCTCGATTTATCAATATGATAAGGTACATATCTAATTAATTAATGCCATgaattattcatgatgatttcTATGCTCTCTGTCTTGCCTGCATGAGTTCATTGGAGTCGATAAGGTTGTGCTCCAGCATTTCCTGTGTCAGGCAGCCCATAGTGCTATAAAATTCATCAGCAGTCTGGCACTCCTCAATTCGCCTGAGAGGGTTAAAAAATGATCTCATTTTAATTTGAGCACATCATTTTCTTTGCAATCTAGTGCAACAAACTCTTAGTGAACTTACTCTCCGAGTTTGGCCCAGATGGCCAGAGCGACACGCAGCAGCATTTCAGAGCCCTC from Chanodichthys erythropterus isolate Z2021 chromosome 8, ASM2448905v1, whole genome shotgun sequence encodes:
- the tbc1d30 gene encoding TBC1 domain family member 30 isoform X4, encoding MKQERFVSSKRSRVCVKRQNAAGGVGNIISNVLKKRNGISRRAPRLLCTLEPGVDTRLKFTIEPSLGKNGFQQWYDALKAVARLPVGIPKEWRKRVWLTLADQYLHSISIDWEKTMRFAFNDRSNPDDDSLGIQIVKDLHRTGCSSYCGQEAEQDRVVLKRVLLAYARWNKTVGYCQGFNVLAALILEVTEGNEGDALKVMIYLIDKVLPDSYFANNLRALSVDMAVFRDLLRLKLPELSQHLHHLQKAANREGGGSYEPPLTNVFTMQWFLTMFATCLPHHTVLKIWDSVFFEGSEMLLRVALAIWAKLGERIEECQTADEFYSTMGCLTQEMLEHNLIDSNELMQTVYSMAPFPFPQLAELREKYTYNITPFPAPVRANSSLALHGWESDDDVDMDDEDSIVTALGCLGPLGGLLAPEIQRYQKHLKDQRAEQSSHGSNMAELSPGAVGAGRAEHQAAINSMMLERMSTDISALKKQYSRIKQKQQQQAGLLYIHSDKCPATSILASQIGPSPVVNHLLLGRRPRSAQQSSKNCIIHNGGVPQAHSTPSQDQMMRPRHHSPWRTHVRAHRRNIARARAQLGFDDSLEIEDQTDASKTEGASEEAEERKLEEDKDDEEQGKLEDEEQEKLTVGSSDVSQQDHSTGEGEELQQIDNQLSSLELEPESSPEPASDPPTPTPEPQPEPTAPAPLPSTRRPGSDSSSSESGGSLRRSPSTLAGEPPKPQQIFSPFPCIKTPRKSVAARNLGLYGPTARTPNVHFPQMSRSMNCVGSTTKRR
- the tbc1d30 gene encoding TBC1 domain family member 30 isoform X3, with product MKQERFVSSKRSRVCVKRQNAAGGVGNIISNVLKKRNGISRRAPRLLCTLEPGVDTRLKFTIEPSLGKNGFQQWYDALKAVARLPVGIPKEWRKRVWLTLADQYLHSISIDWEKTMRFAFNDRSNPDDDSLGIQIVKDLHRTGCSSYCGQEAEQDRVVLKRVLLAYARWNKTVGYCQGFNVLAALILEVTEGNEGDALKVMIYLIDKVLPDSYFANNLRALSVDMAVFRDLLRLKLPELSQHLHHLQKAANREGGGSYEPPLTNVFTMQWFLTMFATCLPHHTVLKIWDSVFFEGSEMLLRVALAIWAKLGERIEECQTADEFYSTMGCLTQEMLEHNLIDSNELMQTVYSMAPFPFPQLAELREKYTYNITPFPAPVRANSSLALHGWESDDDVDMDDEDSIVTALGCLGPLGGLLAPEIQRYQKHLKDQRAEQSSHGSNMAELSPGAVGAGRAEHQAAINSMMLERMSTDISALKKQYSRIKQKQQQQAGLLYIHSGPPVEAETIEPHQPSKQQKQHTDKCPATSILASQIGPSPVVNHLLLGRRPRSAQQSSKNCIIHNGGVPQAHSTPSQDQMMRPRHHSPWRTHVRAHRRNIARARAQLGFDDSLEIEDQTDASKTEGASEEAEERKLEEDKDDEEQGKLEDEEQEKLTVGSSDVSQQDHSTGEGEELQQIDNQLSSLELEPESSPEPASDPPTPTPEPQPEPTAPAPLPSTRRPGSDSSSSESGGSLRRSPSTLAGEPPKPQQIFSPFPCIKTPRKSVAARNLGLYGPTARTPNVHFPQMSRSMNCVGSTTKRR
- the tbc1d30 gene encoding TBC1 domain family member 30 isoform X1 — protein: MSGVHVAKEELKEIDICDICSDEESGVFVNSGASYLDGFSAFHKWVSKGHSVSDGNCESAKTASSLSVSLSKCANVPHGSPAGEIRMEREGGGIHETGVYSDEDDLRTSRASSIVDCLLVELYDTYSNSVRGVDSSTEASSSDAFLGRSNTGSNFLQELQEKHTKRHQMKYLAQKGPEELKWIVQEVKYRIAVQSAKLVRQVKRKDRLRQKFQKNCDIVTACLQAVSQKRRVDTRLKFTIEPSLGKNGFQQWYDALKAVARLPVGIPKEWRKRVWLTLADQYLHSISIDWEKTMRFAFNDRSNPDDDSLGIQIVKDLHRTGCSSYCGQEAEQDRVVLKRVLLAYARWNKTVGYCQGFNVLAALILEVTEGNEGDALKVMIYLIDKVLPDSYFANNLRALSVDMAVFRDLLRLKLPELSQHLHHLQKAANREGGGSYEPPLTNVFTMQWFLTMFATCLPHHTVLKIWDSVFFEGSEMLLRVALAIWAKLGERIEECQTADEFYSTMGCLTQEMLEHNLIDSNELMQTVYSMAPFPFPQLAELREKYTYNITPFPAPVRANSSLALHGWESDDDVDMDDEDSIVTALGCLGPLGGLLAPEIQRYQKHLKDQRAEQSSHGSNMAELSPGAVGAGRAEHQAAINSMMLERMSTDISALKKQYSRIKQKQQQQAGLLYIHSGPPVEAETIEPHQPSKQQKQHTDKCPATSILASQIGPSPVVNHLLLGRRPRSAQQSSKNCIIHNGGVPQAHSTPSQDQMMRPRHHSPWRTHVRAHRRNIARARAQLGFDDSLEIEDQTDASKTEGASEEAEERKLEEDKDDEEQGKLEDEEQEKLTVGSSDVSQQDHSTGEGEELQQIDNQLSSLELEPESSPEPASDPPTPTPEPQPEPTAPAPLPSTRRPGSDSSSSESGGSLRRSPSTLAGEPPKPQQIFSPFPCIKTPRKSVAARNLGLYGPTARTPNVHFPQMSRSMNCVGSTTKRR
- the tbc1d30 gene encoding TBC1 domain family member 30 isoform X2, whose translation is MSGVHVAKEELKEIDICDICSDEESGVFVNSGASYLDGFSAFHKWVSKGHSVSDGNCESAKTASSLSVSLSKCANVPHGSPAGEIRMEREGGGIHETGVYSDEDDLRTSRASSIVDCLLVELYDTYSNSVRGVDSSTEASSSDAFLGRSNTGSNFLQELQEKHTKRHQMKYLAQKGPEELKWIVQEVKYRIAVQSAKLVRQVKRKDRLRQKFQKNCDIVTACLQAVSQKRRVDTRLKFTIEPSLGKNGFQQWYDALKAVARLPVGIPKEWRKRVWLTLADQYLHSISIDWEKTMRFAFNDRSNPDDDSLGIQIVKDLHRTGCSSYCGQEAEQDRVVLKRVLLAYARWNKTVGYCQGFNVLAALILEVTEGNEGDALKVMIYLIDKVLPDSYFANNLRALSVDMAVFRDLLRLKLPELSQHLHHLQKAANREGGGSYEPPLTNVFTMQWFLTMFATCLPHHTVLKIWDSVFFEGSEMLLRVALAIWAKLGERIEECQTADEFYSTMGCLTQEMLEHNLIDSNELMQTVYSMAPFPFPQLAELREKYTYNITPFPAPVRANSSLALHGWESDDDVDMDDEDSIVTALGCLGPLGGLLAPEIQRYQKHLKDQRAEQSSHGSNMAELSPGAVGAGRAEHQAAINSMMLERMSTDISALKKQYSRIKQKQQQQAGLLYIHSDKCPATSILASQIGPSPVVNHLLLGRRPRSAQQSSKNCIIHNGGVPQAHSTPSQDQMMRPRHHSPWRTHVRAHRRNIARARAQLGFDDSLEIEDQTDASKTEGASEEAEERKLEEDKDDEEQGKLEDEEQEKLTVGSSDVSQQDHSTGEGEELQQIDNQLSSLELEPESSPEPASDPPTPTPEPQPEPTAPAPLPSTRRPGSDSSSSESGGSLRRSPSTLAGEPPKPQQIFSPFPCIKTPRKSVAARNLGLYGPTARTPNVHFPQMSRSMNCVGSTTKRR